One part of the Nostoc sp. PCC 7120 = FACHB-418 genome encodes these proteins:
- a CDS encoding YbaB/EbfC family nucleoid-associated protein, whose translation MTGKGQGFGFGLGKMKELAEAFKKAQQVQEGAKRLQEELEQMEIQGEAGGGLVKVIVSGNQEPKRVEISPDALAQGADLLSDLVTAAMKDAYIKSTATMRERMEDLTSGLELPGF comes from the coding sequence ATGACAGGAAAAGGACAAGGATTTGGCTTCGGCTTGGGAAAAATGAAAGAACTGGCCGAAGCTTTCAAAAAAGCACAGCAAGTTCAAGAAGGTGCAAAACGACTCCAAGAAGAATTGGAGCAAATGGAAATTCAGGGAGAAGCTGGCGGCGGCCTAGTGAAGGTGATTGTCAGTGGCAACCAAGAACCAAAGCGAGTAGAAATTTCCCCAGATGCTTTAGCACAGGGGGCAGATTTACTTTCCGACTTGGTAACAGCTGCAATGAAAGATGCTTATATCAAGTCTACAGCTACAATGCGAGAACGCATGGAAGACTTAACCAGTGGGTTGGAACTACCTGGATTTTAG